The Plasmodium berghei ANKA genome assembly, chromosome: 12 region ACCctaaataacaaaatgttgataaataaatcatcAAATACAAAATGTGTGTATGAACATTAttttaagtatatatatggagaAATGTGAATATAAGTACATTATCAATTTACTAGgttaaagataaaaataaaaagaataattttttaaattactTGAATAGTTCGCCTATTTGAATAAACTTTTGGCCCTccatgttttaaaaaatctgTATTTCCAGCACTGTCTTTATATAAGTTGATAATATCAACAATATGCTTTGATTTAATATCTTTTAATGATATTTCATATctactattatttatatactcaAACGTAGCTAATGGTTCTTCATATTGTTCATGATgaatttcaaaatttaaatgtttattttcttctttgtAATCTGGTAAAATAAATCTCAAAAAAAATCTTACATTTCTGCTGCTATGTCCTGTTTCACTATATCTTagtaaaattttttttaattgataCACACCATTTGAGCACATTGTTTTGttagcaaaaaaaaaaaaaatcagtCACAATGTTTTTACCCTACTCATATAGTGTGTGTATATATcccaatatatttatatataattcctGCATTTTACACatctataaatatgtatatatcatatatattgcaTGTAAAATTTATTGATATAAGTAAGGAATGCAAACATGCGTTCTCTTTTCAAACACTATTTATTGTTCATTTATTTAAGCATGTAACATTTTTAGaaaagtaaataaaattaattaaaattaacgaaaaaatataccttcaaaaaaaagcaaaaaatacatataatataattaataatacattttgttttcccaaaaatgaaaaaatgacgaatttttaaaataaaatatcgaaataaatgtatattaaaaatatatgggTATGTATATGTACAAATAGTGTaactatattttctttttattccaatttttttattttttctcaattttttcattaaatatttgaataGTTAAGTCATTACTTTGCTTGTATGCTATctcacaaaaaaaaatcaaaataaactTTACACCTTTAATATACCCTAAA contains the following coding sequences:
- a CDS encoding ribosomal protein L43, mitochondrial, putative, translated to MCSNGVYQLKKILLRYSETGHSSRNVRFFLRFILPDYKEENKHLNFEIHHEQYEEPLATFEYINNSRYEISLKDIKSKHIVDIINLYKDSAGNTDFLKHGGPKVYSNRRTIQGLWCPSIYSELNAISYLKKKKKNNIKLPKYTRESLNLNHDVIKGNGRWGNENLFPKGFDQKYLKNIFCFPFEDSLTKKSEPTSTADTKEPHINSFYKFYKA